Proteins co-encoded in one uncultured Draconibacterium sp. genomic window:
- a CDS encoding Hsp20/alpha crystallin family protein has translation MEDDKKKNKKEEAGFELFGLGSLFKGVEKLVDLAGKLEEKGTISKEGELNLDEIQKGMKGVYGFTINTASGGSPKVETFGNIKKTPEGPKVDDEREPITDLFDEKDEIVVIAEMPGIEENDIKIDLKEDILEILATGKNRTYRKEILLSIKAMQTDLSHKFTNGILEIKIKK, from the coding sequence ATGGAAGACGATAAAAAGAAAAACAAAAAAGAAGAAGCCGGGTTTGAACTGTTCGGCCTTGGCAGTTTGTTCAAAGGCGTTGAAAAACTGGTCGACCTGGCAGGGAAACTTGAAGAAAAAGGTACCATAAGTAAGGAAGGTGAACTAAATCTTGATGAGATCCAAAAAGGCATGAAAGGCGTTTATGGTTTTACAATCAATACCGCAAGTGGAGGGTCTCCAAAAGTGGAAACATTTGGAAACATCAAAAAAACGCCCGAAGGCCCCAAAGTTGACGACGAACGCGAACCTATTACCGACCTCTTCGACGAAAAAGACGAAATTGTTGTTATTGCCGAGATGCCGGGAATTGAGGAAAACGATATAAAAATTGACTTGAAAGAAGACATTCTGGAAATCTTGGCAACAGGTAAAAACAGGACTTATCGCAAAGAAATCCTGCTTTCGATAAAAGCAATGCAGACTGATTTAAGCCATAAATTCACCAATGGCATCCTCGAAATCAAGATCAAGAAATAA
- the gvpJ gene encoding gas vesicle protein GvpJ: protein MADSEDKSATLVDALDVVVDKGAVLHGDVVIRIADLDMLAISLRVIIVSLSKLSSQQGERVDDVHVNELGDEVFLQKLERQIEEAQKHINQMINADVPEQVEGGLAQLVLTLIKLIVDLVEREAMRRVERDELTDMEVQKLGLNLEAIETKIEELRLVFGLEEDDLNIDLGSLGKLR, encoded by the coding sequence ATGGCTGATTCGGAAGATAAAAGTGCGACACTGGTTGATGCTTTGGATGTGGTTGTTGATAAAGGCGCTGTACTTCACGGAGATGTGGTTATCAGGATTGCAGATTTAGACATGCTGGCGATTTCGCTCAGGGTAATCATTGTTTCCTTGTCGAAATTATCATCTCAGCAAGGAGAAAGGGTTGACGATGTTCATGTTAACGAACTGGGTGATGAAGTTTTCTTGCAGAAATTGGAACGGCAAATTGAAGAAGCACAAAAACATATTAATCAAATGATTAATGCCGATGTTCCTGAACAAGTTGAAGGTGGATTGGCGCAGTTGGTTTTAACCCTGATTAAACTCATTGTTGATTTAGTGGAAAGAGAAGCCATGAGAAGAGTTGAACGGGATGAGCTTACCGATATGGAAGTCCAGAAACTGGGCTTAAATCTGGAAGCCATTGAAACGAAAATTGAAGAGCTCCGGTTAGTTTTCGGACTTGAAGAGGATGATTTAAACATTGATTTAGGATCGCTCGGGAAACTGAGATGA
- a CDS encoding GvpL/GvpF family gas vesicle protein, with protein sequence MEIGLYLYCVRLKRDETVTAVQTMSGDGKVQTIPFLDLEAVVSEVSIEEFSSKEIQKKAEEDLDWIKGKAQIHEEIIEQSMRAESGEVIPVIPMQFGVIFKTRENLQETIYSNQEKFRTSLEFLAGKQEWGIKAFLDAKAFDEFIENENEELLARKKEAEALPKGMSFFAKKKISSAIDEIKEKELSKITNEIYESLTDSAVSIHKAKILEKDFTLMVEQMILNGFYLVEESRLNEFKAKAEAFKEKFKRQGINIETSGPWPSYHFT encoded by the coding sequence ATGGAAATCGGATTGTATCTCTATTGTGTCAGGCTTAAACGCGATGAAACGGTTACTGCAGTGCAAACGATGTCGGGAGATGGAAAAGTTCAAACCATTCCTTTTCTGGATTTGGAAGCAGTAGTCAGCGAAGTATCTATCGAAGAATTTAGTTCAAAGGAAATTCAAAAAAAAGCAGAAGAAGATCTGGATTGGATAAAAGGAAAAGCCCAAATACACGAAGAGATAATAGAGCAGAGTATGAGGGCCGAAAGCGGCGAAGTTATTCCTGTTATTCCAATGCAATTTGGGGTAATATTTAAAACCAGGGAGAATTTGCAGGAAACCATTTATAGTAATCAGGAGAAATTCAGAACAAGCCTGGAATTTTTAGCCGGGAAACAGGAGTGGGGAATAAAAGCATTTCTGGATGCGAAAGCTTTCGATGAGTTTATTGAGAACGAAAATGAAGAATTACTGGCCAGAAAAAAGGAAGCCGAAGCTTTACCAAAAGGAATGTCCTTTTTTGCCAAAAAGAAGATAAGTTCTGCAATCGACGAAATAAAAGAAAAGGAATTAAGCAAAATCACCAATGAAATTTACGAAAGTTTGACCGATTCGGCAGTCAGCATTCATAAAGCCAAAATTCTGGAAAAGGACTTTACCTTGATGGTTGAACAAATGATTTTGAATGGATTCTATTTAGTTGAAGAATCACGACTAAATGAATTTAAAGCAAAAGCAGAAGCATTTAAAGAAAAATTCAAAAGGCAGGGAATAAACATTGAAACAAGTGGGCCCTGGCCTTCTTATCATTTTACATAA
- the gvpN gene encoding gas vesicle protein GvpN, whose amino-acid sequence MSSNNETNTILEPRQMADFVETEYVKDITDRGLTYIKAGFPVHFRGPSGTGKTTVAMHLASKIGRPVVIIHGDSEYKTSDLVGSESGYRFRKLDDKFIHTVHKQEEDMEKKWVNNRLTIAVKNGFTLLYDEFTRSRAEANNILLPILQERMMSTSAGKEEDYYMKVHPNFCAIFTSNPEEYAGVNRTQDALRDRMVTMDLDHFDYETELKITMAKSDLTLEDTEKIVKVVRGLRDSGRTEFDPTVRGSIMIAKTLATLNSSPSKQNEMFRLICQDILTSETSRVGSKTNQEKVRSIVNDLIDLNC is encoded by the coding sequence ATGAGTAGTAATAACGAAACGAATACGATACTTGAGCCTCGCCAAATGGCTGATTTTGTAGAGACAGAGTATGTTAAAGATATCACCGACAGGGGACTGACTTATATTAAAGCAGGATTTCCTGTGCATTTCAGAGGGCCATCAGGAACAGGGAAAACAACCGTGGCTATGCACCTGGCCAGTAAAATTGGCCGGCCAGTTGTCATTATTCATGGCGATTCGGAATACAAAACTTCCGATCTGGTTGGTAGTGAGTCGGGCTACCGCTTTCGTAAGTTGGATGATAAATTTATCCACACTGTCCACAAGCAAGAAGAGGACATGGAAAAAAAGTGGGTGAACAATCGCTTGACAATTGCTGTGAAAAATGGGTTCACCCTGCTTTACGACGAATTTACCCGTTCGCGCGCCGAAGCCAATAACATTCTTTTGCCTATCCTTCAGGAACGGATGATGAGTACCTCGGCAGGGAAAGAAGAAGACTATTACATGAAAGTACACCCCAATTTCTGCGCTATTTTTACTTCAAACCCGGAAGAGTATGCAGGCGTTAATCGTACACAGGATGCTCTTCGCGACCGGATGGTAACCATGGATCTGGATCATTTCGATTACGAAACAGAATTGAAAATAACCATGGCAAAATCAGACCTTACGCTTGAAGATACCGAGAAGATTGTAAAAGTTGTAAGAGGGTTACGCGATTCAGGAAGAACCGAATTTGACCCAACAGTCCGCGGTTCGATTATGATTGCAAAAACGTTGGCAACATTGAATTCATCTCCTTCGAAACAAAACGAAATGTTTCGGTTGATTTGCCAGGACATCCTCACTTCGGAGACCAGTCGGGTAGGTTCAAAAACCAATCAGGAAAAAGTACGGTCAATTGTAAACGACTTAATAGATCTTAATTGCTAA
- a CDS encoding gas vesicle protein, which translates to MSDTQLTTSTGTSSIRDVLELVLDKGIVIVGDIQVKIADIDLLTIKIRLLVCGVDKALEMGINWWQDDPYLSARAREDERDQLLARIEKLEGANRK; encoded by the coding sequence ATGTCAGATACACAACTTACCACATCAACTGGCACTTCATCGATCCGCGATGTTTTGGAACTTGTTTTAGACAAAGGTATCGTTATCGTTGGCGACATCCAGGTCAAAATTGCAGATATTGATTTATTGACAATCAAAATAAGGCTTTTGGTTTGTGGTGTTGACAAAGCACTTGAAATGGGTATCAACTGGTGGCAGGACGACCCATACCTTTCTGCAAGAGCAAGAGAAGATGAAAGGGATCAGTTACTGGCCCGGATCGAGAAGCTGGAAGGAGCTAATAGAAAATAA